One Bosea sp. 685 DNA segment encodes these proteins:
- a CDS encoding ABC transporter substrate-binding protein, which translates to MRARILTTSLAFAALLAGASAVLAADKVTIMVGGYEKQIYLPAKLAESLGYFKDEGLEVELLNEAAGVDAENEMLAGAVQGVVGFYDHCVDLQAKGKFVMSVVQFSQAPGEVELISSKYPDVKSMADLKGKNLGVTGLGSSTNFLSQYLMLKSGVKPGDYTTLPVGAGTTFIAAMQQDKIQAGMTTEPTISRLLATGEARVLVDMRTVEKTTEALGGTYPAASLYMQTAWIEKNKPLVQKLANAFVKTLKYIDTHSAADIADKMPKDYYAGNKESYVKALADGKAMFTRDGVMPQGGPETVLAVLAGFSKNIKGKQIDLSKTYTTEFVKNVK; encoded by the coding sequence ATGCGCGCCCGTATTCTCACGACATCTCTCGCTTTTGCAGCCCTGTTGGCCGGGGCCAGCGCCGTGCTCGCGGCCGACAAGGTCACCATCATGGTGGGCGGCTATGAGAAGCAGATCTATCTGCCCGCCAAGCTCGCCGAGAGCCTCGGCTACTTCAAGGATGAAGGGCTCGAGGTCGAATTGCTGAACGAGGCCGCCGGCGTCGATGCGGAAAACGAGATGCTCGCCGGTGCCGTCCAGGGCGTTGTCGGCTTCTACGACCATTGCGTCGACCTGCAGGCCAAGGGCAAGTTCGTGATGTCGGTCGTCCAGTTCAGCCAGGCCCCGGGCGAGGTCGAGCTGATTTCGAGCAAATATCCCGACGTGAAGTCGATGGCCGATCTCAAGGGCAAGAATCTCGGCGTCACCGGGCTCGGCTCCTCCACCAACTTCCTGAGCCAGTATCTGATGCTGAAATCCGGGGTGAAGCCCGGCGACTACACCACGCTTCCCGTCGGCGCCGGCACCACCTTCATCGCCGCCATGCAGCAGGACAAGATCCAGGCCGGCATGACGACCGAGCCGACGATCTCGCGCCTGCTGGCGACGGGGGAAGCTCGCGTGCTGGTCGATATGCGCACCGTCGAGAAGACCACGGAAGCGCTTGGCGGCACCTATCCGGCGGCCTCGCTCTACATGCAGACGGCCTGGATCGAGAAGAACAAGCCCCTCGTCCAGAAGCTGGCGAATGCCTTCGTCAAGACGCTGAAATACATCGACACGCACAGCGCCGCCGACATCGCCGACAAGATGCCGAAGGATTATTACGCCGGCAACAAAGAATCCTATGTCAAGGCGCTCGCCGACGGGAAGGCGATGTTCACCAGGGATGGCGTGATGCCCCAAGGCGGACCCGAGACGGTGCTCGCCGTGCTCGCGGGCTTCTCGAAGAACATCAAGGGCAAGCAGATCGACCTGTCCAAGACCTACACGACCGAGTTCGTGAAGAACGTCAAATAG
- a CDS encoding arginase produces MQLRVIDLDGSVAAQEPLRRRIDAGAATRIDAADLASSLRILATRAAMDKFTGRLRESAAPGDDPSVTFYGSGDFHHLTAGLLADVRRDLSVIHFDNHPDWVRFPPTFNCGAWVNRALELPHVKRVVTLGPCSGDLVRPELQFANLPALSQGRIALYPWRHAPSRIWGRYRDGPSHRQDRGHLHWRNLADERWDGFLDEMIDGLPTKAIWITIDKDVLGRSDAVTNWDQGDMPLARLLLAVERLAAQCEVLGIDVCGDYSAAVFSDPLRAALAYFDHPPRFSPSVDDLAINAQVNATLLDCFERVLS; encoded by the coding sequence TTGCAATTGCGCGTGATCGATCTCGACGGCAGCGTGGCGGCTCAGGAGCCGCTGCGCCGGCGCATCGATGCGGGAGCCGCCACCCGCATCGATGCCGCCGATCTTGCCTCCTCGCTGCGGATTCTCGCGACCCGCGCCGCGATGGACAAATTCACCGGGCGTCTGCGCGAAAGCGCAGCGCCCGGTGACGACCCGTCCGTGACCTTTTACGGCTCCGGCGATTTCCACCATCTGACGGCAGGCCTGCTGGCCGATGTCCGGCGCGATCTCAGCGTGATCCATTTCGACAACCACCCCGACTGGGTGCGCTTTCCGCCGACCTTCAATTGCGGCGCCTGGGTCAACCGGGCGCTGGAACTGCCCCATGTCAAACGCGTGGTGACGCTCGGCCCTTGCAGCGGCGACCTCGTCCGGCCCGAATTGCAGTTCGCCAATCTGCCGGCGCTATCGCAGGGACGTATCGCGCTCTATCCTTGGCGCCACGCGCCTTCCCGCATCTGGGGCCGCTACCGCGACGGGCCGTCCCATCGCCAGGATCGCGGCCACCTGCATTGGCGCAATCTCGCCGATGAGCGTTGGGACGGCTTTCTCGACGAGATGATCGACGGGCTGCCGACGAAGGCCATCTGGATCACCATCGACAAGGATGTGCTGGGCCGCAGCGACGCCGTGACCAACTGGGACCAGGGCGACATGCCGCTCGCCCGGCTGCTCCTAGCGGTAGAGCGGCTGGCCGCGCAGTGCGAGGTGCTCGGGATCGATGTCTGCGGCGACTACTCGGCCGCGGTCTTTTCCGATCCGCTGCGGGCGGCGCTGGCTTATTTCGACCATCCGCCGCGCTTCTCGCCGTCAGTGGATGATCTGGCGATCAATGCGCAGGTCAACGCCACCCTGCTGGATTGTTTCGAGCGGGTGCTGTCATGA
- a CDS encoding response regulator gives MRILLVEDNRELSDWLGRLLRKSRYVVDCVHDGADADAALSTQHYDVIILDMGLPQMTGLEVLKRFRSRRGLTPVIILTANDAVTSRIAGLDAGADDYLVKPFDPDELEARIRAQLRRRQNDKTLRVIFGALELETNTRQFLLAGEALSLTQREHAVLETLILASGRVVSKAALSETVFGLDDDASSNAIEIYVHRVRKKLEGQGVAIGTLRGLGYALRKQDA, from the coding sequence ATGCGCATTTTACTGGTCGAGGATAATCGCGAGCTATCGGACTGGCTCGGCCGGTTGCTGCGCAAGAGCCGCTATGTCGTCGATTGCGTCCATGACGGCGCGGACGCCGATGCGGCACTGTCGACGCAACATTATGACGTGATCATCCTCGATATGGGCCTGCCGCAAATGACCGGGCTCGAAGTGCTCAAGCGTTTCAGGAGCCGCCGCGGCCTGACGCCCGTCATCATCCTGACCGCCAACGACGCCGTCACCAGCCGCATCGCCGGGCTCGACGCCGGCGCTGACGACTATCTCGTCAAGCCGTTCGACCCCGACGAGCTGGAGGCGCGCATTCGCGCGCAATTGCGTCGCCGGCAAAACGACAAGACCTTGCGCGTCATCTTCGGCGCGCTCGAACTGGAGACGAATACGCGCCAGTTCCTGCTGGCCGGCGAAGCCCTGTCCCTGACGCAGCGCGAGCATGCGGTGCTGGAAACGCTCATCCTGGCCTCCGGCCGCGTCGTATCGAAAGCAGCCCTGAGCGAAACCGTGTTCGGCCTCGACGACGATGCCAGCTCGAACGCGATCGAGATCTATGTCCACCGCGTCCGCAAGAAACTGGAGGGCCAGGGCGTCGCGATCGGCACCTTGCGCGGCCTCGGCTATGCGCTGAGGAAGCAGGATGCCTAG
- a CDS encoding aspartate aminotransferase family protein has translation MADGYALLDTPASQAATPAPLSHKEEQARLLALEAQYCSHGDTVHYTQFPKIFSGCEGSFMFDDEGNRFLDLQMWYSAVNFGYANPRLNNALKRQIDTLPQVASQYLHREKIELAALIAQDAEAKFGEKGRVHFNVGGAQAVEDSLKLVRNACNGKSLMFAFEGGYHGRTLGASAITSSYRYRRRFGHFGERAHFIPFPYHFRGPKGMSKEEYGEHCVQQFARLFESEYNGVWDPKTGQAEYAAFYVEPLQGTGGYVIPPKNFFIGLKKVLDDHGILMVVDEIQMGFYRTGKLWSIEHFGVTPDVIVFGKAVTNGLNPLSGVWAKEKLINPTIFPPGSTHSTFNANPLGTAVALEAMKMMAEDDYETMVMAKGKYFLQGLEDLKRRHKIVGDVDGLGMALRIEICEPHDSYTPSKRLVDLMCDEGMKADLEIDGKRYGLVLDIGGYHKNVITLAPALTMSLAEIDLAIKLLDQLFTRVANA, from the coding sequence ATGGCTGACGGCTACGCTTTGCTCGATACGCCTGCCTCTCAAGCGGCAACCCCGGCGCCCCTCTCGCACAAGGAAGAGCAGGCTCGCCTGCTCGCGCTCGAGGCGCAGTATTGCTCCCATGGCGACACAGTCCACTACACGCAGTTCCCCAAGATCTTCTCGGGCTGCGAAGGCTCCTTCATGTTCGACGATGAGGGCAACCGCTTCCTCGATCTGCAGATGTGGTATTCGGCCGTCAATTTCGGCTACGCCAATCCCCGCCTGAACAATGCGCTGAAGCGCCAGATCGACACGCTGCCGCAGGTCGCCAGCCAGTATCTGCATCGCGAGAAGATCGAGCTCGCCGCGCTGATCGCGCAGGATGCGGAAGCCAAATTCGGCGAGAAGGGCCGCGTCCACTTCAATGTCGGCGGTGCCCAGGCCGTCGAGGATTCGCTCAAACTCGTGCGCAATGCCTGCAACGGCAAGAGCCTGATGTTCGCCTTCGAGGGCGGCTATCACGGCCGCACGCTCGGCGCCTCGGCGATCACCTCATCCTACCGCTATCGCCGCCGCTTCGGCCATTTCGGCGAGCGCGCGCATTTCATCCCATTCCCCTACCATTTCCGCGGCCCCAAGGGCATGAGCAAGGAGGAGTATGGCGAGCACTGCGTGCAGCAGTTCGCCCGTCTCTTCGAGAGCGAATACAACGGCGTCTGGGATCCCAAGACCGGTCAGGCGGAATACGCGGCCTTCTATGTCGAGCCGCTGCAGGGCACTGGCGGCTACGTCATCCCGCCGAAGAATTTCTTCATCGGGCTGAAGAAGGTGCTCGACGACCACGGCATCCTGATGGTCGTCGATGAGATCCAGATGGGCTTCTACCGGACCGGAAAATTGTGGTCGATCGAGCATTTCGGCGTGACGCCGGACGTGATCGTCTTCGGCAAGGCCGTCACCAACGGACTGAACCCGCTCTCGGGCGTCTGGGCCAAGGAAAAGCTGATCAACCCGACGATCTTCCCGCCGGGCTCGACGCATTCGACCTTCAACGCCAATCCGCTGGGCACCGCCGTCGCGCTCGAGGCCATGAAGATGATGGCCGAGGACGATTACGAGACCATGGTCATGGCCAAGGGAAAGTATTTTCTCCAGGGCCTCGAAGACCTCAAGCGCCGCCACAAGATCGTCGGCGACGTCGATGGCCTCGGCATGGCGCTGCGCATCGAGATCTGCGAGCCGCATGACAGCTACACGCCGTCAAAGCGTCTGGTCGACCTGATGTGCGACGAGGGCATGAAGGCGGATCTGGAGATCGATGGGAAACGCTACGGCCTCGTTCTCGACATCGGCGGCTACCACAAGAACGTCATTACGCTGGCTCCCGCCCTCACCATGAGCCTCGCCGAGATCGATCTGGCGATCAAGCTGCTCGACCAGCTGTTCACCCGCGTCGCAAACGCCTGA
- a CDS encoding cyclopropane-fatty-acyl-phospholipid synthase family protein: protein MLRILQAVLSQLVVHGTLHVVLPDGRRFSCGDGSGAPVQIRFADRMALWAFLLDPEMKLGELFMDRRLLVEQGSIHGFLALILSGARGQPASLLERALDHGRFLLRHLTTRNTRDRSRDNVAHHYDLDDRLYALFLDADWQYSCAYFENPEQSLDDAQLAKKRHIAAKLLVEPEHRVLDIGCGWGGMCLYLTETAGAREALGVTLSREQLAVAQERAQRSGAGERARFALQDYRDVVGVFERIVSVGMFEHIGPRFYPAFFETCRRLLSEDGVMLLHTIGCSDGPNHTNPWLNRYIFPGGYLPALSEILPAAEKAGLIVTDVEVLRLHYAKTLQAWRERFMARREEALALYDERFCLMWEFYLAMSQAAFEHQDVVVFQLQIVRHQEAVPLTRDYIDERKATLRAAEAAADTARKPSNLAPAA, encoded by the coding sequence ATGCTCCGAATTCTCCAAGCGGTCCTGTCGCAACTTGTCGTCCACGGCACATTGCATGTCGTCCTGCCTGATGGACGCCGGTTCAGCTGCGGCGACGGCTCCGGCGCGCCGGTGCAGATCCGCTTTGCCGACAGGATGGCGTTATGGGCCTTCCTGCTCGATCCCGAGATGAAGCTCGGCGAGCTGTTCATGGATCGGCGGCTCCTGGTCGAGCAGGGCTCGATCCATGGTTTCCTCGCTTTGATCCTGTCAGGTGCGCGCGGACAGCCCGCCAGCCTGCTGGAGCGGGCGCTCGACCATGGCCGCTTCCTGCTGCGGCACCTCACCACGCGCAATACGCGGGATCGCTCGCGCGACAATGTCGCGCATCACTATGATCTCGACGACCGGCTTTACGCGCTCTTCCTCGACGCGGATTGGCAATATTCCTGCGCCTATTTCGAGAACCCGGAGCAGAGCCTCGACGACGCCCAACTGGCGAAGAAGCGGCATATCGCGGCCAAGCTCCTGGTCGAGCCGGAGCATCGCGTCCTCGACATCGGCTGCGGCTGGGGCGGCATGTGCCTGTATCTGACGGAAACCGCGGGCGCCCGCGAGGCTTTGGGCGTGACGCTGTCGCGCGAGCAGCTCGCGGTCGCCCAGGAGCGGGCGCAGCGTTCGGGAGCCGGCGAGCGGGCGCGCTTTGCGCTGCAGGATTACCGCGATGTCGTCGGCGTCTTCGAGCGCATCGTCTCGGTCGGCATGTTCGAGCATATCGGTCCGCGCTTCTACCCGGCCTTCTTCGAGACCTGTCGGCGCCTGCTGAGCGAGGATGGCGTGATGCTGCTCCACACGATCGGCTGCTCGGACGGGCCCAATCATACCAATCCCTGGCTGAACCGCTACATCTTCCCCGGCGGCTATCTGCCGGCTTTGTCCGAAATCCTGCCCGCCGCCGAGAAGGCGGGGCTTATCGTCACCGATGTTGAGGTGCTGCGGCTGCATTATGCGAAGACGCTGCAGGCCTGGCGCGAGCGCTTCATGGCGCGCCGCGAGGAGGCGCTCGCGCTCTATGACGAACGCTTCTGCCTGATGTGGGAGTTCTATCTGGCGATGAGCCAGGCCGCCTTCGAACATCAGGACGTCGTCGTCTTTCAGCTCCAGATCGTGCGCCACCAGGAGGCGGTTCCCTTGACGCGCGACTATATCGACGAGCGCAAGGCGACCCTGCGGGCAGCCGAGGCCGCAGCTGATACGGCGCGAAAGCCGTCGAACCTGGCTCCCGCAGCCTGA
- a CDS encoding alpha/beta hydrolase, with product MPLADHSLRFTGNRTGFLLIHGLGGTPVELRLVARALHRSGGHTVHCPQLAGHCGSEADLLATNWQDWIASVETALDRMKTQCDTIIIGGLSMGAVMAMYLAAKRPDDIDGLALYAPTLWYDGWSIPWYSFLLKLLIDTPMGRRFRFVEREPYGIKDPRIRAMIVHAMGRGDSAVAGLLGTPSGAVKQMWGLIKETRRSMGTIKQPALIVHAREDDVASLSNAVHIQRRLGGIVDTVVLDDCYHLVTIDRQNDVVIERSLGLAQRLTAAFAARESAGACAVAAE from the coding sequence GTGCCCCTCGCCGATCACAGCCTCCGCTTCACCGGCAACCGCACCGGTTTCCTGCTCATCCACGGCCTGGGCGGAACGCCCGTGGAACTGCGCCTCGTCGCCCGGGCCCTGCACCGGAGCGGCGGCCATACCGTGCATTGCCCGCAGCTCGCCGGCCATTGCGGCAGCGAGGCCGATCTGCTCGCGACGAACTGGCAGGACTGGATCGCCAGCGTCGAGACCGCGCTCGACCGCATGAAGACGCAATGCGACACGATCATCATCGGCGGCCTGTCGATGGGTGCGGTGATGGCGATGTACCTCGCCGCCAAGCGCCCGGATGATATCGACGGCCTGGCGCTCTATGCGCCGACGCTCTGGTATGATGGCTGGTCGATTCCCTGGTACAGCTTCCTGCTCAAGCTGCTGATCGACACGCCGATGGGCCGTCGCTTCCGCTTCGTCGAGCGCGAGCCCTACGGCATCAAGGATCCGCGCATTCGTGCGATGATCGTGCATGCGATGGGGCGCGGTGACAGCGCCGTCGCCGGCCTGCTCGGCACGCCCTCGGGTGCGGTCAAGCAGATGTGGGGGCTGATCAAGGAAACCCGCCGCAGCATGGGCACGATCAAGCAGCCGGCTCTCATCGTGCATGCGCGCGAGGATGACGTCGCAAGCCTGTCCAACGCAGTCCATATCCAGCGCCGTCTCGGCGGGATCGTCGACACGGTGGTGCTCGACGACTGCTACCACCTCGTCACGATCGACCGACAGAACGACGTCGTCATCGAGCGGAGCCTGGGCCTCGCGCAGCGTCTCACCGCTGCCTTCGCTGCCAGGGAAAGCGCAGGCGCCTGCGCCGTCG
- a CDS encoding ABC transporter permease — translation MTDTAIASGAIFRAGTSDAEIEAAAAKASRHRKHMVLFWRWAILAAILGGWEIASRTAIIDEFFFSSPSAIHERLVEWITEGTSEGPLWFHLWVTMEESLIGFATGSIAGIVVGIALGRNRMLADIFSIYIKVINSIPRVVLAPIFIMIFGLGLASKVALSFVMVFFVVFANAFQGVREADRNLMANAQILGAKGWQLTRSVVIPSAMSWIFASLHVSFGFAIVGAIVGEFVGARYGIGLLINIAKGSFDAAGMYAAIVIIMVVALAAEYLMTWVENSLAAWRPAPLQDH, via the coding sequence ATGACCGACACAGCCATCGCCTCGGGCGCCATCTTCCGCGCCGGCACCTCGGATGCCGAGATCGAAGCCGCCGCCGCCAAGGCCTCCCGCCACCGCAAGCACATGGTGCTGTTCTGGCGCTGGGCCATTCTTGCCGCCATCCTCGGCGGTTGGGAGATCGCTTCCCGCACCGCGATCATCGACGAGTTCTTCTTCTCAAGCCCGAGCGCGATCCATGAGCGCCTGGTCGAATGGATCACGGAGGGCACCTCGGAGGGCCCGCTCTGGTTCCATCTCTGGGTGACGATGGAGGAATCGCTGATCGGCTTTGCGACCGGCTCGATCGCCGGCATCGTGGTCGGCATCGCGCTCGGCCGCAACCGCATGCTCGCCGACATCTTCTCGATCTACATCAAGGTGATCAATTCGATCCCGCGCGTGGTGCTGGCGCCGATCTTCATCATGATCTTCGGCCTCGGCCTCGCCTCCAAGGTCGCGCTCTCCTTCGTGATGGTGTTCTTCGTCGTTTTCGCCAACGCCTTCCAGGGCGTGCGCGAGGCCGACCGGAACCTGATGGCCAATGCGCAGATCCTGGGTGCCAAGGGTTGGCAATTGACGCGCTCGGTGGTGATCCCCTCGGCGATGAGCTGGATCTTCGCCTCGCTCCATGTCAGCTTCGGCTTCGCCATCGTTGGCGCCATCGTCGGCGAGTTCGTCGGGGCGCGCTACGGCATCGGCCTGCTGATCAACATCGCCAAGGGCTCCTTCGACGCGGCCGGCATGTATGCGGCGATCGTCATCATCATGGTCGTGGCGCTCGCCGCCGAATACCTGATGACCTGGGTCGAGAACAGCCTCGCGGCCTGGCGTCCGGCACCGCTGCAGGACCACTAA
- a CDS encoding sensor histidine kinase N-terminal domain-containing protein, with protein MPRTLRGELLGWLLIPLAGVVAFNVWTTHRSAVATANLITDRTLLASARVIAEQVKDNEGSVEALIPPSALEMFASPDRDHVIYRVMAPSGELIAGFPDVAVPPRPPTDLQPVHFEARFRIEDIRAVAISQPVVSKSAGGNALVVVGTSLRGRDRLVTELWLRSLRDQTLLVGIAALLALFGLHRGLAPLLRLRSELLARDPSSLQPLAGENLQTELKPLIDALNHAFARIQTYISLQRRFVADASHQLRTPLAVLKTQATVGLRDTETAAKTEALAAIDGGLDAMARVVNQLLVLARAEPGGAAMRKETVDFAGITRAALESRAMLAFDRRIDLSFEGDEAGLELQGHVTLLREMVANLVENALRYTPEGGAVSVRLAREPGEIRLSIEDNGPGIPEVERERVFERFYRLASGSDGTGLGLAIVREIVTAHGGRITLSQRSPPPGLHAEIILPAN; from the coding sequence ATGCCTAGGACTTTACGCGGCGAGTTGCTGGGATGGCTTCTCATCCCCCTGGCGGGCGTGGTCGCGTTCAATGTCTGGACGACCCATCGCAGCGCGGTTGCGACCGCCAATCTGATCACCGACCGCACCTTGCTGGCCTCGGCCCGCGTCATCGCCGAGCAGGTGAAGGACAATGAGGGCAGCGTCGAGGCGCTGATCCCGCCTTCCGCGCTGGAGATGTTCGCCTCGCCCGACCGGGACCATGTGATCTATCGTGTGATGGCGCCATCGGGAGAATTGATCGCCGGCTTCCCTGACGTGGCAGTACCGCCGCGCCCGCCGACCGATCTCCAGCCGGTCCATTTCGAGGCGCGGTTCCGCATCGAGGACATTCGGGCGGTGGCGATCTCCCAGCCCGTCGTCTCGAAGTCGGCGGGTGGGAATGCGCTCGTCGTGGTCGGCACCAGCCTGCGCGGCCGCGACCGGCTCGTCACAGAACTCTGGCTGAGATCGCTGCGCGACCAGACGCTTCTCGTCGGAATCGCGGCGCTTCTGGCGCTATTTGGCCTGCACAGGGGTCTGGCGCCACTGCTGCGCTTGCGTAGTGAACTCCTCGCCCGCGACCCCAGCTCACTTCAGCCTCTGGCCGGCGAGAACCTTCAGACCGAATTGAAGCCGCTGATCGACGCGCTGAACCATGCTTTCGCGCGGATTCAGACCTATATCTCGCTGCAACGGCGCTTCGTCGCCGACGCCTCGCATCAGTTGCGCACCCCGCTCGCCGTGCTGAAGACACAAGCCACCGTCGGACTGCGCGACACCGAGACGGCGGCCAAGACCGAGGCCTTGGCCGCGATCGATGGTGGGCTCGACGCCATGGCACGCGTCGTCAACCAGCTTCTGGTGCTGGCGCGGGCGGAGCCCGGCGGTGCGGCGATGCGCAAGGAAACGGTCGATTTCGCTGGGATCACCCGGGCCGCGCTCGAAAGCCGCGCCATGCTCGCCTTCGACCGGCGCATAGACCTCTCATTCGAGGGAGACGAGGCTGGCCTGGAGCTGCAGGGTCATGTCACGCTGCTGCGGGAGATGGTCGCCAATCTGGTCGAGAACGCCTTGCGCTACACGCCCGAGGGCGGAGCCGTCAGCGTGCGGCTGGCGCGCGAGCCAGGCGAGATCCGTCTCAGCATCGAGGATAATGGCCCGGGCATCCCCGAAGTCGAACGCGAACGGGTGTTCGAGCGCTTCTATCGCCTGGCCTCGGGCTCGGACGGAACCGGGCTGGGGCTTGCGATCGTACGCGAGATCGTCACCGCCCATGGCGGCCGCATCACCTTGTCGCAACGCTCGCCGCCGCCCGGCCTGCATGCCGAAATCATATTGCCGGCGAACTGA
- a CDS encoding MtnX-like HAD-IB family phosphatase, translating to MEWQAIVDFDGTITCQDTTDQILERFAAPAWQEIEQDWIDGKIGSRECMRRQVDMLRVSPGMLDSFIADIAIDWDFPAFVRLCMRHDIPVTVVSDGLDRTIRAVLNRVGLGFLPIVANHLDYAGEGRWQLTSPYASTTGGCDSGTCKCAVTDSLHRPLTLLVGDGKSDHCVAGQADLVFAKKGLITHCRDQGFPHHPFTDFSQAVGLLEDLLCTTAASGQARELTKDTIHG from the coding sequence ATGGAATGGCAGGCCATCGTCGATTTCGACGGCACGATCACGTGTCAGGATACAACGGATCAGATCCTCGAGCGCTTCGCCGCGCCGGCCTGGCAGGAGATCGAGCAGGACTGGATCGACGGCAAGATCGGCTCCCGGGAATGCATGAGGCGGCAGGTCGATATGCTGCGGGTCTCGCCGGGGATGCTCGACAGCTTCATCGCCGATATCGCGATTGATTGGGACTTTCCCGCCTTCGTGCGGCTCTGCATGCGCCATGACATTCCGGTTACCGTCGTCTCCGACGGGCTTGACCGGACGATCCGGGCGGTACTGAACCGCGTCGGGCTGGGCTTCCTGCCGATCGTCGCCAACCATCTCGACTATGCCGGCGAAGGCCGCTGGCAGTTGACCTCGCCCTATGCCTCCACGACCGGCGGCTGTGACAGCGGCACCTGCAAATGCGCCGTCACTGATAGCCTGCACCGGCCGCTGACCCTGCTCGTCGGCGACGGCAAGTCCGACCACTGCGTCGCAGGCCAGGCCGATCTCGTTTTCGCGAAGAAGGGCTTGATCACCCATTGCCGCGACCAGGGGTTTCCCCACCACCCATTCACCGACTTCTCCCAGGCCGTCGGCCTGCTGGAGGACCTGCTGTGCACCACCGCGGCAAGCGGCCAGGCGCGCGAATTGACGAAGGATACGATCCATGGCTGA
- a CDS encoding ABC transporter ATP-binding protein yields MSATDPNESPAIELINVSRRFITPDGKSMTAIRDFNMSVARGEFVAVVGPTGCGKSTTLNLVTGLASPSSGEVRLFGGPVNGIDPRIGFAFQTDALFPWRSVIDNVVAGPLFRGKPREEAYAKAREWLARVHLTGHETKYPHQLSGGMRKRVSLAQTFINEPQVLLMDEPFSALDVQTRVVMHDVLLDLWSEAKASVVFVTHDLEEAIALADKVYVLTSGPATVKSVYPVHLPRPRIVSEIRYQEDFIALSKTIWDDLRDEVTRGAARDEARAA; encoded by the coding sequence ATGTCCGCGACGGACCCGAATGAGAGCCCGGCGATCGAGTTGATCAATGTCAGCCGGCGCTTCATCACCCCCGACGGCAAGTCGATGACGGCGATCCGCGATTTCAACATGAGCGTGGCGCGCGGCGAGTTCGTCGCGGTCGTCGGCCCCACCGGCTGCGGCAAGTCGACGACGCTCAACCTCGTCACCGGCCTGGCCAGCCCGTCGAGCGGCGAGGTCCGCCTGTTCGGCGGGCCGGTCAACGGCATCGACCCGCGCATCGGCTTCGCCTTCCAGACCGATGCGCTCTTTCCCTGGCGCAGCGTCATCGACAATGTCGTCGCCGGCCCGCTGTTTCGCGGCAAGCCGCGCGAGGAGGCCTATGCCAAGGCACGCGAATGGCTGGCCCGCGTTCACCTCACCGGCCACGAGACCAAATATCCGCACCAGCTCTCTGGCGGCATGCGCAAGCGCGTCTCGCTGGCGCAGACCTTCATCAACGAGCCGCAGGTCCTGCTGATGGACGAGCCCTTCTCCGCGCTCGACGTGCAGACGCGCGTGGTGATGCACGACGTGCTGCTCGATCTCTGGTCGGAGGCCAAGGCCTCGGTCGTCTTCGTCACGCATGATCTCGAGGAGGCGATCGCGCTCGCCGACAAGGTCTATGTGCTGACCTCGGGGCCGGCCACGGTGAAATCGGTCTATCCCGTCCACCTGCCGCGCCCGCGCATCGTCAGCGAGATCCGCTACCAGGAGGATTTCATCGCCCTGTCCAAGACGATCTGGGACGACCTCCGCGACGAGGTCACGCGTGGCGCCGCCCGCGACGAAGCCCGTGCAGCCTGA
- a CDS encoding EamA family transporter, which produces MTLSLILWFAFSVICDVAGQLCLKRGADTLPDVQGREMAMALLCSAWVAGGVLIYIIEIFVWLRILAEVPLSIAFPIASLNFLGVTLASHVFLKESVSRLQWLGAILITLGVVVVARTA; this is translated from the coding sequence ATGACGCTGTCGCTGATCCTCTGGTTCGCCTTCTCCGTGATCTGCGACGTCGCCGGGCAGCTTTGCCTCAAGCGCGGCGCCGACACCCTGCCCGACGTCCAGGGCCGCGAAATGGCGATGGCGCTGCTCTGCTCGGCCTGGGTCGCGGGCGGCGTCCTGATTTACATCATCGAGATCTTCGTCTGGCTGCGCATCCTCGCGGAGGTCCCGCTCTCTATCGCCTTCCCGATCGCCAGCCTGAATTTCCTCGGCGTGACGCTCGCCAGCCATGTTTTCCTCAAGGAATCCGTCAGCCGTCTGCAATGGCTCGGCGCTATCCTGATCACTCTGGGCGTCGTCGTCGTCGCCCGCACAGCCTGA